One window of the Populus trichocarpa isolate Nisqually-1 chromosome 9, P.trichocarpa_v4.1, whole genome shotgun sequence genome contains the following:
- the LOC7481526 gene encoding uncharacterized protein LOC7481526, with protein sequence METTSVLLHSKTIPFSFTISINNRKRKLSFRHHNKHLQSHLSNTSVLSGQNLKPIKNPLNPPFSLYLSTSSLKITGTHLLSPPKCSYSGAVSTEGLQTHQFLKPLKNLSLEKLKATLLQLTPVDIIKWSAILSAAIAATKWTVNLVINPFFWMYFSWTWLFWPWFVAISLAVYGLYCFYKHSIGEASIFEQLAIVTSVFTWLTLVPPAHFSGYLQGWPFVFFLVYHYFFFFNVSVRKRLYGDYYARPHDPKWDLNPPRWCRLLFCVGVMAGHWLAAFEGPELHLIPGGWINVGIWILILATLLMQYNSTFYLAKYSEKVVVPSAVVQFGPYRWVRHPIYSSTLLLFVTYFIALRAPLSLLFVVAVCLMYYAQKAKMEEGLMIETFGEKYLEYMSKVQYKFIPLVY encoded by the coding sequence ATGGAAACTACATCAGTTCTCCTTCACTCTAAAACAATTCCATTCAGTTTCACTATTTCCATCaacaacagaaaaagaaaactctctTTCCGGCATCACAACAAACACCTTCAATCCCATTTATCAAATACCAGTGTACTCTCTGGTCAAAACcttaaacccataaaaaacccattaaacCCTCCTTTTTCATTGTATCTATCAACTTCATCTCTGAAAATAACGGGAACCCACTTGTTATCTCCTCCCAAATGCTCATATTCCGGCGCTGTAAGCACAGAGGGGCTTCAGACCCACCAATTTTTAAAACCCTTAAAAAACCTCTCTCTTGAGAAACTGAAAGCTACCCTTTTGCAATTAACCCCTGTTGACATCATCAAGTGGTCTGCTATCTTATCGGCTGCAATTGCTGCCACAAAATGGACTGTGAATTTGGTAATTAACCCGTTTTTCTGGATGTATTTTAGCTGGACATGGTTGTTTTGGCCATGGTTTGTGGCTATATCACTTGCTGTTTATGGGTTATACTGCTTCTATAAGCATTCAATCGGTGAAGCTAGCATTTTTGAGCAACTTGCAATTGTTACATCAGTGTTCACTTGGTTAACTCTAGTCCCTCCTGCCCATTTCAGTGGATATCTACAAGGATGGccttttgtgttctttttgGTGTAtcattatttcttcttcttcaatgtaAGTGTGAGGAAACGTTTGTATGGGGATTATTATGCACGTCCGCACGACCCCAAGTGGGATTTAAACCCACCCAGATGGTGTCGCCTTTTGTTCTGTGTTGGGGTCATGGCTGGGCACTGGCTTGCAGCTTTTGAAGGGCCAGAGCTGCACCTTATTCCTGGTGGGTGGATCAATGTGGGGATTTGGATTTTGATATTGGCAACTTTGCTAATGCAATATAATTCTACATTTTACCTTGCTAAGTATTCAGAGAAGGTGGTGGTGCCTTCTGCTGTTGTGCAGTTTGGGCCATATAGGTGGGTCCGGCACCCTATCTATTCGTCCACATTGCTTCTCTTTGTGACTTATTTCATTGCGCTTCGTGCACCTTTGAGCCTGTTGTTTGTGGTAGCGGTATGTTTGATGTATTATGCACAGAAGGCAAAAATGGAGGAGGGTTTAATGATTGAGACTTTCGGGGAGAAGTATCTAGAGTACATGAGTAAAGTTCAGTACAAGTTCATTCCTTTGGTTTATTAG